In Nitrospira sp., the following are encoded in one genomic region:
- the mazG gene encoding nucleoside triphosphate pyrophosphohydrolase yields MSERFTKVVEIMAALRAQDGCPWDRKQTHESLKPYLLEEAYEVIETIDQGDKQKLREELGDVLLQVLFHSQIASETGSFTIEDVLDTLSTKLIRRHPHVFDNGDQSRNVSNSDQVLSQWEEIKRAEREAAGTKQSALDGVPKTLPALLRAYQIQARAARVGFDWPQSEAGLEQILAKVAEEIGELREALASRRIRTESESNRTDANEEVENELGDLLFSLVNLARFLKANPEDALRRAANRFIDRFHLVEAQATEKGRSLPEMTLAEMDELWEEAKRQLGPSQPDPTP; encoded by the coding sequence ATGTCTGAACGATTCACCAAAGTGGTCGAGATCATGGCGGCGCTCCGCGCTCAGGACGGATGTCCGTGGGATCGGAAGCAGACACACGAATCGCTGAAACCATACCTTCTCGAAGAAGCGTACGAGGTCATCGAGACAATCGATCAGGGTGACAAGCAGAAACTGCGGGAAGAACTCGGCGACGTGCTTTTACAAGTCTTATTTCACAGCCAGATTGCCTCGGAAACTGGATCGTTTACCATCGAGGATGTTCTCGATACGCTCTCCACAAAACTGATCCGCAGGCATCCCCATGTATTCGACAACGGTGACCAATCGAGGAATGTCTCGAACAGCGACCAGGTCTTGAGTCAATGGGAGGAGATCAAGCGTGCCGAACGGGAAGCTGCTGGCACGAAGCAGTCCGCACTCGACGGAGTGCCGAAGACCTTGCCGGCATTGTTGCGGGCCTATCAAATTCAGGCCAGGGCGGCCCGTGTCGGTTTCGATTGGCCGCAGAGCGAGGCCGGCTTGGAACAGATCCTCGCAAAGGTTGCCGAAGAAATCGGTGAGCTGCGCGAGGCGCTGGCGTCACGACGGATAAGGACGGAATCCGAGTCCAACCGGACCGATGCCAATGAGGAGGTCGAGAACGAGTTGGGCGACCTTCTGTTCTCCCTGGTCAACCTCGCTCGCTTTCTCAAGGCAAATCCTGAAGATGCTCTGCGCCGAGCCGCGAACCGTTTCATCGATCGGTTCCACCTGGTCGAGGCGCAGGCCACGGAAAAAGGACGGTCACTACCAGAGATGACGCTGGCCGAAATGGACGAACTGTGGGAGGAAGCCAAGCGACAGTTGGGGCCTTCACAGCCGGACCCCACACCGTAA
- a CDS encoding SRPBCC domain-containing protein yields the protein MQHEIKTTIAIAATPEQVWSVLLDFARYPEWNPFVRSIEGQPSEGSSIKVTLSSQGGKTMIFTPIVLRHNPGREFRWKGKFLVPGIFDGEHYFCLSADCEGSTQLTHGERFSGLLVPLLRGRLDRDTKAGFEAMNTALKHRIERRDA from the coding sequence GTGCAGCACGAGATCAAAACGACGATCGCAATCGCTGCAACCCCTGAGCAAGTGTGGTCCGTGCTGCTCGACTTCGCGCGCTATCCAGAGTGGAATCCGTTCGTCCGGTCGATCGAAGGGCAGCCATCCGAGGGTTCTTCGATCAAGGTCACGCTCTCTTCCCAAGGGGGTAAGACAATGATCTTCACGCCCATCGTTCTTCGTCACAATCCGGGTCGCGAGTTCCGGTGGAAGGGCAAGTTCTTGGTTCCTGGCATATTCGATGGAGAGCACTACTTCTGCCTCTCTGCGGATTGCGAAGGATCAACGCAACTCACACATGGTGAGCGCTTCAGCGGTCTGCTCGTGCCGCTCTTGCGTGGCAGGCTTGACCGGGACACCAAGGCGGGGTTTGAAGCAATGAACACCGCGCTCAAACACAGGATCGAGAGGCGTGACGCCTAA
- a CDS encoding type II toxin-antitoxin system RelE/ParE family toxin, producing the protein MIQSFRYKELRKFFESGSVAGIQPHHANRLRMLLAALDTALSIEDMDVPGFRLHPLKGSERGRWSVWINGNWRLTFTFRDGHAYVLDYEDYR; encoded by the coding sequence GTGATCCAATCATTCCGATACAAAGAGCTAAGGAAGTTCTTTGAGTCGGGGAGCGTCGCTGGCATTCAACCGCACCATGCCAATCGCCTGCGCATGCTGTTAGCTGCCTTGGACACGGCGCTGTCCATTGAGGACATGGACGTTCCAGGCTTTCGGCTCCATCCCTTGAAGGGATCGGAGCGCGGTCGATGGTCGGTGTGGATAAATGGAAACTGGCGCTTAACGTTTACGTTCAGAGACGGACACGCCTACGTCTTAGATTATGAGGACTACCGCTAA
- a CDS encoding HigA family addiction module antitoxin yields MAMHNPPHPGEFIIQVYLDPNNLSGRELAGKLGVAASTLNRILTGTSRISPEMALRLSKALGRSPESWLAMQYNYDLWHAKQHVKLGKVGKVRLTAA; encoded by the coding sequence ATGGCTATGCACAATCCTCCCCATCCCGGTGAGTTTATTATTCAGGTCTATCTGGATCCCAACAACCTGAGCGGCCGCGAACTGGCCGGGAAGCTCGGTGTGGCGGCGTCAACGCTGAATCGCATTCTTACGGGAACCAGCCGTATCAGCCCCGAAATGGCGCTACGCCTTTCCAAGGCCTTGGGCCGTTCTCCGGAGAGTTGGCTGGCCATGCAGTACAACTATGACCTCTGGCATGCCAAGCAGCATGTGAAACTAGGCAAGGTCGGAAAAGTCCGCCTCACAGCGGCCTGA
- a CDS encoding alpha/beta hydrolase — MPSVNVNGASLEYTECGSGEPVVLVHGSASDYRTWQLQQDAFAMHFRTIAYSRRYHWPNRPITDGLDYSMLQHVEDLKQVVDSLGAKPAHLVGHSYGALLCLLLVLREPHLARSLVLAEPPAITLFVSNNPRLPELLKVLITRPRAAAAIIKFGMAGAAPAQRAFRRGEVETGLRIFGNAVFGRDGFERLQEAWKSQARDNLSNVKAELLGSGFEPLDPNQVRAIRTPVLLMTGEQSLSLFHHLIDRLKELLPHAQRTEIEGASHMMQADNASAFNRAVKSFLVDHGNEAA; from the coding sequence ATGCCAAGCGTGAACGTCAATGGAGCTTCACTTGAATACACCGAATGCGGTTCTGGTGAGCCGGTGGTGCTCGTCCATGGATCGGCGAGCGACTACCGGACGTGGCAACTCCAACAAGACGCCTTTGCTATGCACTTCCGCACCATCGCGTACAGCCGACGCTATCACTGGCCGAATCGCCCGATCACAGACGGCCTCGACTATTCGATGCTCCAGCATGTGGAGGACTTGAAGCAGGTTGTTGATTCGCTCGGCGCCAAGCCTGCGCACCTTGTGGGCCACTCGTACGGCGCCCTTCTCTGCTTGCTGCTCGTCCTGAGGGAGCCGCATCTGGCGAGGAGTCTTGTGTTAGCCGAGCCGCCAGCCATCACGCTCTTTGTCAGCAACAATCCCCGGCTGCCCGAGCTCCTGAAGGTCCTGATAACACGGCCACGGGCGGCGGCGGCCATCATCAAGTTTGGCATGGCCGGTGCGGCCCCGGCCCAACGGGCGTTCAGACGTGGAGAGGTCGAAACGGGCCTCCGCATTTTTGGAAACGCGGTCTTCGGTCGCGACGGTTTTGAGCGACTGCAGGAAGCCTGGAAGTCGCAGGCGCGCGACAATCTCTCTAATGTGAAGGCAGAACTGCTGGGTTCGGGTTTCGAGCCATTGGATCCTAACCAAGTGCGTGCCATAAGGACCCCTGTCCTGTTGATGACGGGAGAGCAGAGCTTGAGTCTATTTCATCACTTGATTGATAGACTCAAGGAGCTTCTTCCACACGCCCAACGAACCGAGATCGAAGGTGCATCGCACATGATGCAGGCGGACAACGCGTCCGCCTTTAACCGGGCGGTCAAGTCATTCCTTGTGGATCACGGCAATGAAGCGGCGTAG